A region of the Fibrobacter succinogenes genome:
GTTTGCAAAACTTGTAGAACTTTACCTAGATGCAAAGATTGTTTACCGTTTTCTAGCTCAGAAAAAAAACGGATTCCAACCCCACAAAATGCAGCACAGTTTGCTTGTGTTAAATTAAGGCTTTTGCGCCTTTTTTTTATTAAGGATGAAATATCCCCAGTTTTAAATATTTCCATATCCTAAATATAATATTCCCGAACGGGAAAATCAACGGACGGATTTCAGTAAATGACAAAAATATTCCCGAACGGGAATATGCGGTTGGCTAGGTTGGTAAAAAAAACATTAGATATTTTTAGAAATATACAAAAACTAGTGTTTGTTCCTAGAACTTCAAGTAGACATTGTCTATATCATATAACCATGTTTCATATAGTTTTCGTATTTTCCCGTAGTTGTTGTCTAAAAAGACTGTTTCTTTGCCCATCATCATGGCTAGTATGCCGGCATGCATTCTTGTTGCGTATACTTTTGAAAAAGGGGCTAGAAAGTTGACGCCTTGCTTGATTATGTATGTGCTGTATATATGCTTTATGAATGCGTCGTATAGCCTGTAAAGCTTATGGACGGAAAGATTCTGTTTGAATTTTTCAATTTTGCCAAACACATTGAATGTAGGCCAATCCGAAAAGGTAATGTCTTTTTCATTTAAAAGATTGTCTATTAGAGCGCTTGGCTTATGTTCTTTGTCTTCTCGTTTCACTAGCAGGGTTTTGCGTGGATTGTTGCCATGAGGGGGGCTTGGGAATTTGATATTCATGTAGAAAGCCATGTCCGGAACTAGGTAAGAATCGCAATTAAAAAATTTTTGTGCGATGTCAAAGGATTCCTTGTCTCTTACACATAGGGTGATTTTTTTGTGCTTGTTGATAAGATCGGCTATTTCAACAAGTTTGCTTTCATCATCGAAGTGTATTGTTTGTGGCATAAATAGAATGGGATTTTTTGGATAGTTCTTCATCACAAACTTCCAAAAATTTGGAGCCGTAGGCCATATATCCCCGAAACTGCCGGAACCTCTCATTATAAGTAAATCGTCTTTGGGAATTGCTGGGTGTCGGTTTTCAAATGACCACATTGTTGTGTATTCTTTGCACCTTGCGCTCTTTATTGTTGAAAGGAAATCAAATTCCCCCTTCATAATCAATGTGTCGCCGACATTTTGGTGGTCGCACATCATTAAGTACCGATAATCATGTGTGATTAGTGGCGTGAGTCGGTCTTGAATAATCGACCTCAGTTGTAGTATCTTGTCTTGCATGGCGATTATTTTTTTATGTGTAGCTTTTGCAAGACTCTTATGGCGAGTTCTTTGACCTTAGATGTTTTTACATAGACTCGTTTATGGATATTTGACCACTCTTTATTGTTGTCAATGAGTTTTTCATCAAAAAAGGCTTTTAGCTCAGGCTGCAGCCAATGACCGCCGCCTTCTTTTACACGATCTCTTATTTGCCCGTAGCAAACTTCATAGGTGTGCGGAATTAGGCCCTGGGTCATTAAAGCATGCCCATTATAACAATGGGCGATAGGGCATTTCCCTACGGGAATTTCTGGAAATGGCGCATCAGGATTTTCAAAAACGTTGCCTAATGATGGCTTACAATAGCATGCCGTAGCCTCTCCTGTTGCAAGATTGATGTAGGCAGACCATGCTCCGGCATAACAAAAGTTGTTTTGTTTTTTCCCGAATATAGATGTTTTAAACTCCCAAAATTCCGAGCCGAATTGACTCCAAGTCTTATTGTATTCGTCTAGAGGTAATTTTGTTAAACGCTCTATTTGATTAGTATTGTCATTTCTTGCTATTGTCAAGTGGGGAAGGGCGCCAAAATGTTTTATTGAAAATTCCTTTACTTCCTCGATATAAGGGATTAATTCATCAGAAGGGGTTATTTCTATATTCGCTGAGGCTCCTGCATTCCAAATTTTATTGACATTCTCCGCAAATTTATCTAATAAATTTTTCTTTTTTAATTCTAGATAATGGAATGAGCATTTGAATTCTAGATGTTTCAATAAGTCCTTGTCCCATGACAAGAATTCATCTAGGGCCTTTGATACAGATAGATTTGTTACAACTTCTACAAAATGCCCTTCTTTACATAGTGCCTTTACGTATTTTGCTAGATTGTTTGTTAGAAGAGTTTCACCTGCTGCGCACATGTTGATAAAACAAGGGCCTCCCAACCGTTCTGGTCTTAATGCGTAAGCGACTTGCTCTGGTGTATAGTCTATTTGGGGTTGAATGCCTTGAAAATGAACCGCTCGTTGTGCAATATAGCAGTAATGGCAGCGAAAATTACATATAGATAACGGTATATGTATAAGTAAAACTTTTTTCTTTTTTTGATTCATTTCCATAGGTTACTTAACAATAGAGGTTTCTATACATTCTTGATTATGTACTATCACGCCCCAGGTCCTATCCCATGCGCTGTATTCCATTTTATTTTCAATATCTATGAATTTCACTTCGAATGATAGTAGATTCATTGCTACATCATAATTGATGTTGGCTTCTGCAAAATTTTTTCTTCCCACAGCGATATTTATGGTGTATTTTCCTTTGGGGAGCCCGTGCTCGGTTATCTTTATTTTGACTTTAAATACATCGGTATCTTGTGGTATTTCTGTCAATTTGCTTACTATATTGAGAACTTTCAAATCAGAAATATCTGTTATTACGACTGAATACTGGCATTCTTTTAAGCGCGATGTATTGCGTTTAATTAAAAGCTCTAATTCTAGGGGCTCATTTGTTGCTATGGCTGATGGATCTTTATTCAATATTGAAATTTCTTTCATTTCAATATCTTGTTTCACGCCCACGAATTGTTGAGTTCTGTTCTTTTGACCAATCAGTATGTGTGATTCGTGGTTGTCAAAACTTGATCCCATATAATGATCAATAGCATCGTTGGCTGTTCCTGTATATGCTATTTTGCCTTGGTTTAAAACTAACCCAGTTTTACATAGGTTTCTTACTGCGCCCATGTTATGGCTTACGAACAGCACTGTTCGGCCTTCGCCGCGGCTTACGTCTTGCATCTTGCCGATGGCCTTCTTTTGAAATTCGGCATCGCCCACGGCGAGCACTTCATCGACGACGAGAATTTCAGGCTCTAGGTGCGCTGCGATGGCGAATCCGAGACGGACTGTCATGCCGCTGCTGTAGCGCTTTACGGGGGTGTCGAGGTAACGTTCGCATCCGCTAAAGTCAACGATTTCGTCTAGCTTGCGGGTGATTTCGGCGCGGGTCATGCCCATGATGGCGCCGTTCATGTAGATGTTTTCGCGGCCGGTCATTTCGGGATGGAATCCGGTGCCCACTTCGAGGAGGCTTGCGATGCGGCCCCTTGCGCAGATAGTGCCGGTGGTGGGGGCGGTCACGCGGCTCAGTAGCTTGAGGAGTGTGCTCTTGCCGGCGCCGTTCCTACCGATAATTCCCACGACGTCGCCCTGTTCCACTTTAAAATTGATGTCCTTCAGGGCCCACACGTATTCGCTGGAGCCTTTGTGTGCTCGATCGTTCGTTTCGCCTACTTTGAGATAGGGGTCCTCGCGGTGCAATATTTTTGTTTGCCAAAACCGATTCAGGTCGTGACTGAGCGTCCCAGTGCTCACTAGTCCCAGGCGGTATTGCTTGCTGATGTTTTCGAATTCGATCGCTGTTGACATATCAAAAAAATAATATAGATAAAAAATACATGAATAGCGCCGAATAAAACTCGCTAAAATGCTAAATTAAACATCAGAAAGACGTCTTATTTAGTACATTTTATTGTAGCTTTTATAATGATTCCGCAGAACTAAAGACTTTGTCAATTCCTACATTTTTTTATTTGAAATACATATTCGCGAACAGGACGAATTTTAAGAAGCAGAAGTGTCAAAAGGAAAACAAAGCTCATTCGAGCAAAAATAGATAGAAGAGTTAGATTGTCTAACGGAATATTTAGGTGAGGGACGATAGTTTTCCATAGGGCTGCAGAATGTTCTACGGAATGAACACAATAAATAATTAGACTATAACGTCCCCAAAAATGAATGCTTCGCCATAAAAAAGAATTTCTATTGTAACATTGCTTGACTAGTATGTACAAAGTGACAAAAGCGCCTAAAGCCCCAATCAGGTCAAAGATATATCCTGAACTAAAGAGACAACAGTACATATCTACACCACCGGCACTCCAGTTGTAAGCCCAAATTATTAGTAAAAAAGGGAATGTCTGAATTAAATAGCTACTTTCAAGAAACTTGTATTTTTTTATCAGATACCCTACGAATAAGAAGCCCGCTGCGCACATTCCCTGCGGAATACAAAAAGGGACAAATACTTTCTTGTTCAGGAAAATCCCAATTAGGGCGAGCAAAAAAAAGATAATGCTCAAGATGTAATCCGATTTGACACTTTTGACTAAAACGGATGTAATAATCCTGGCCCAAAACATTGCCAAAATAAACCAAAGAAGCCCAACATGTGCGTCAATCCAATTGGGAATGTATTGGGCTCTGAAGCCTAATAGGCTGGCAAGTGCTATACTTTTTAAACGAGTTGGGTTAATACATGTTGTTGCGACACAAAGCCAAAATGCCGTAAAAATGTATGGAACAAGGAGTCTCTTTGTGCTTAAAAAGAGTTCCTTTCGTAACGGACGTTCTTTTAGAAAATACCCCGCAACAAAAAAGAATAGTGGCATATGAAACGAGTAAATAAACGTACGAAACGGGCTGAAATCGCAATGCCCGATAATCATTAAAATAATGGCGATTCCCTTTAGAACGTCGAAAGTTTCGTCGCGTTTTTCGTCTTGTGGTGTATATGATGTTGTGGTGCTTGGGGGCATAGGGCTTGACGGTACTGCTTGCTTATGTTTTCGAATTCGATCGCGGTCATCTTGTTGAGTAATATAGATTAAAAGGGGTTGCCGGGAGATTGATTCAGGAAAAATGTTAAGAAAGAGGTTGACAAAAAGACTGGAGTGGTGTACATTTGTGTACATGCGCGAGATTTTGCTTTATAAAACCGATAATGCTGAGGTGAAGGTTGAAATCCTTCTGCAAAACGAGAATCTTTGGCTGACTCAGGCGAAAATGGCGGAGCTGTTTGATGTGCAAAAAGCCGCCATTTCAAAGCACCTGAAGAACATTTTTGCCGAGGGCGAACTCCAAGAAAATTCAGTTGTTTCCAAAATGGAAACAACTGCCGCCGATGGCAAAAACTATAATACCAATATCTACAACCTCGATGCCATTATCGCGGTAGGGTATCGCATCAACTCAAAGAAAGCGACGATGTTCCGTATTTGGGCCACGCAGGTTCTCAAGGAATATATTATCAAGGGGTTCGCCATGAACGACGAACGCCTCAAAAATCCCGTAAATTTCTTCGGCAAGGATTACTTCGAGGAACAGCTCGAGCGTATTCGCGAAATCCGTGCTAGCGAGCGGCGTTTCTACCAGAAGATTACGGATATCTATGCCCGGTGCAGCGCAGACTACAGCCTGGATAGCCCAATTACTAAGGATTTTTTCGCGACGGTCCAGAACAAGTTGCATTATGCAGTCACGCATCAGACTGCGGCAGAAATCATTTATTCAAGGGCCGATAGTAAAAAACTCAATATGGGGCTTACGACTTGGAAAAACGCCTCCGATGGGGATATCCGTAAGCCGGATGTTTCTGTTGCCAAAAATTACCTTTCCCATGAAGAAATTAGGAATCTGAACGAAATTGTTACAATGTACCTGGATTATGCGGAACGTCAGGCGAAGCGTGGACAGGTGATGTACATGAAGGACTGGGTTGAAAAACTGAACGCATTCCTCCAGTTCAACGAAGAGGATGTTTTACAGGACAAGGGCAAAGTTACCCACGAAATCGCAACGGCGTTTGCCGAGGGCGAATATGATAAGTTCCGAGTGATTCGCGATGCGACTTATAAGAGCGACTTTGACAAGCTCATGGAAGCTACCGCGAAATATAATGCGTAAAATTGTGTTGCTCTTTACACCGTGTCCATGAAGGTTCGTTGTATCTTGTTGAAAATGATAATTCCGAGCGCTAGGATAAATACTGCGAAACCAGCGGTGTAGCCGAGTGCGGCCCAGCTGAATTCTCCGACGCCGAGCATTCCGAATTTGAAGGTCTCAATAATGCTTGTGAGCGGATTTGCCTGCATGAGCGTTTTGAGGCGTGGGTCTTCGATGGTGCTGAGCGGGTAAATCACGGGTGTTGCGTACATCCAGAGTTGAACGATAAAGCTGAGCAAAAAGGTGAGGTCGCGATACTTTGTTGTAAGGCTGCTGAACAGTACTCCGAATCCGAGGGCTAGTGCGGCTATTAGCGCGATGAGTACGGGGGTGAGCAGTAGGTAAATATTGGGGTGAATCGGCGCTTCGGTAAAGATAAGGTAATAAGCGAAGACGATAAAGAATAATCCCATCTGGATGCTGAGTCGGACGAGGTTGCTCGTGACTGTTGCGAGCGGCACGACGAGGCGCGGAAAATACACTTTGCCGAACATGTTCGCGTTTTCGATGAATGTCTTGCTTGTTTG
Encoded here:
- a CDS encoding helix-turn-helix transcriptional regulator, giving the protein MEIFKTGDISSLIKKRRKSLNLTQANCAAFCGVGIRFFSELENGKQSLHLGKVLQVLQTLGLKLHINENGSDK
- a CDS encoding polysaccharide pyruvyl transferase family protein translates to MQDKILQLRSIIQDRLTPLITHDYRYLMMCDHQNVGDTLIMKGEFDFLSTIKSARCKEYTTMWSFENRHPAIPKDDLLIMRGSGSFGDIWPTAPNFWKFVMKNYPKNPILFMPQTIHFDDESKLVEIADLINKHKKITLCVRDKESFDIAQKFFNCDSYLVPDMAFYMNIKFPSPPHGNNPRKTLLVKREDKEHKPSALIDNLLNEKDITFSDWPTFNVFGKIEKFKQNLSVHKLYRLYDAFIKHIYSTYIIKQGVNFLAPFSKVYATRMHAGILAMMMGKETVFLDNNYGKIRKLYETWLYDIDNVYLKF
- a CDS encoding radical SAM protein; amino-acid sequence: MEMNQKKKKVLLIHIPLSICNFRCHYCYIAQRAVHFQGIQPQIDYTPEQVAYALRPERLGGPCFINMCAAGETLLTNNLAKYVKALCKEGHFVEVVTNLSVSKALDEFLSWDKDLLKHLEFKCSFHYLELKKKNLLDKFAENVNKIWNAGASANIEITPSDELIPYIEEVKEFSIKHFGALPHLTIARNDNTNQIERLTKLPLDEYNKTWSQFGSEFWEFKTSIFGKKQNNFCYAGAWSAYINLATGEATACYCKPSLGNVFENPDAPFPEIPVGKCPIAHCYNGHALMTQGLIPHTYEVCYGQIRDRVKEGGGHWLQPELKAFFDEKLIDNNKEWSNIHKRVYVKTSKVKELAIRVLQKLHIKK
- a CDS encoding polysaccharide ABC transporter ATP-binding protein; this translates as MSTAIEFENISKQYRLGLVSTGTLSHDLNRFWQTKILHREDPYLKVGETNDRAHKGSSEYVWALKDINFKVEQGDVVGIIGRNGAGKSTLLKLLSRVTAPTTGTICARGRIASLLEVGTGFHPEMTGRENIYMNGAIMGMTRAEITRKLDEIVDFSGCERYLDTPVKRYSSGMTVRLGFAIAAHLEPEILVVDEVLAVGDAEFQKKAIGKMQDVSRGEGRTVLFVSHNMGAVRNLCKTGLVLNQGKIAYTGTANDAIDHYMGSSFDNHESHILIGQKNRTQQFVGVKQDIEMKEISILNKDPSAIATNEPLELELLIKRNTSRLKECQYSVVITDISDLKVLNIVSKLTEIPQDTDVFKVKIKITEHGLPKGKYTINIAVGRKNFAEANINYDVAMNLLSFEVKFIDIENKMEYSAWDRTWGVIVHNQECIETSIVK
- a CDS encoding acyltransferase family protein — translated: MYTNVHHSSLFVNLFLNIFPESISRQPLLIYITQQDDRDRIRKHKQAVPSSPMPPSTTTSYTPQDEKRDETFDVLKGIAIILMIIGHCDFSPFRTFIYSFHMPLFFFVAGYFLKERPLRKELFLSTKRLLVPYIFTAFWLCVATTCINPTRLKSIALASLLGFRAQYIPNWIDAHVGLLWFILAMFWARIITSVLVKSVKSDYILSIIFFLLALIGIFLNKKVFVPFCIPQGMCAAGFLFVGYLIKKYKFLESSYLIQTFPFLLIIWAYNWSAGGVDMYCCLFSSGYIFDLIGALGAFVTLYILVKQCYNRNSFLWRSIHFWGRYSLIIYCVHSVEHSAALWKTIVPHLNIPLDNLTLLSIFARMSFVFLLTLLLLKIRPVREYVFQIKKCRN
- a CDS encoding virulence RhuM family protein, with protein sequence MREILLYKTDNAEVKVEILLQNENLWLTQAKMAELFDVQKAAISKHLKNIFAEGELQENSVVSKMETTAADGKNYNTNIYNLDAIIAVGYRINSKKATMFRIWATQVLKEYIIKGFAMNDERLKNPVNFFGKDYFEEQLERIREIRASERRFYQKITDIYARCSADYSLDSPITKDFFATVQNKLHYAVTHQTAAEIIYSRADSKKLNMGLTTWKNASDGDIRKPDVSVAKNYLSHEEIRNLNEIVTMYLDYAERQAKRGQVMYMKDWVEKLNAFLQFNEEDVLQDKGKVTHEIATAFAEGEYDKFRVIRDATYKSDFDKLMEATAKYNA
- a CDS encoding ABC transporter permease gives rise to the protein MQSSEWTTIIKPKTSLLSIDFRELWQYRDLYRMFVKRDIVTWYKQTILGPLWFFIQPIMTTIMFMVVFGGIAKISTDGLPQPLFYLAGICLWTYFSECLNQTSKTFIENANMFGKVYFPRLVVPLATVTSNLVRLSIQMGLFFIVFAYYLIFTEAPIHPNIYLLLTPVLIALIAALALGFGVLFSSLTTKYRDLTFLLSFIVQLWMYATPVIYPLSTIEDPRLKTLMQANPLTSIIETFKFGMLGVGEFSWAALGYTAGFAVFILALGIIIFNKIQRTFMDTV